A genomic region of Pseudomonas sp. KU43P contains the following coding sequences:
- a CDS encoding DMT family transporter, with protein sequence MDSSLRRGSLEMVAAMLISGTIGWFVLVSGQPVLEVVFWRCVFGAGTLLVICAALGLLKPGVISGTALLLAIASGVAIVGNWVLLFASYSRASIAIGTAVYNVQPFMLVGLAALFLGEKLTLAKVTWLSVAFLGMLAIVSAHGARQASGDDYLLGIALALGAAFLYAIAALVIKRLKGTPPHLIALIQVITGALLLAPWVEFGGLPGEPSALASLVTLGIVHTGLMYVLLYSAIQRLPTALTGALSFIYPIAAILVDWVAFGHRLALLQWLGVALILLAAAGMQQGWWFRSAQVVAKG encoded by the coding sequence ATGGACAGTTCATTGCGCCGTGGTTCGTTGGAGATGGTCGCCGCCATGCTGATATCCGGCACCATCGGGTGGTTCGTGCTGGTCTCTGGCCAACCGGTGCTGGAGGTGGTGTTCTGGCGCTGCGTGTTCGGCGCCGGCACCTTGCTGGTGATCTGCGCGGCACTGGGTTTGCTCAAGCCGGGCGTGATCAGCGGCACTGCCTTGCTCCTGGCCATTGCCAGCGGGGTGGCCATCGTCGGTAACTGGGTATTGCTGTTTGCCTCCTACTCGCGGGCGTCGATCGCCATTGGCACTGCGGTTTACAACGTACAGCCGTTCATGCTGGTGGGGCTGGCGGCGCTGTTTCTCGGTGAAAAGCTGACCCTGGCCAAGGTCACCTGGCTGAGCGTGGCCTTCCTGGGCATGCTGGCGATCGTCAGTGCCCACGGCGCTCGGCAGGCCAGTGGTGACGACTACCTGCTGGGGATTGCCCTGGCCCTGGGTGCGGCGTTTCTGTACGCCATCGCCGCGTTGGTGATCAAGCGCCTGAAAGGCACGCCCCCGCATTTGATCGCCCTGATCCAGGTGATCACCGGTGCGCTGCTGCTGGCGCCCTGGGTCGAGTTCGGCGGGCTGCCTGGCGAGCCTTCGGCGCTTGCCAGCCTGGTGACCCTGGGCATTGTGCACACCGGGCTCATGTACGTGCTGCTGTACAGCGCCATCCAGCGCCTGCCCACGGCGCTGACCGGAGCTTTGTCGTTCATCTACCCGATCGCCGCGATCCTGGTCGACTGGGTGGCCTTCGGGCACCGCCTGGCGCTATTGCAGTGGCTGGGGGTGGCGCTGATTCTGCTGGCAGCGGCGGGCATGCAGCAAGGTTGGTGGTTCCGTTCGGCGCAGGTCGTGGCCAAAGGGTAG
- a CDS encoding sulfate ABC transporter substrate-binding protein, protein MKKLFTASLLAAGLALGNLAQAAPTLLNVSYDVMRDFYKDYNPAFQKHWEAENNEKVTVQMSFGGSSKQARAVIDGLPADVITMNMATDINALADNGGLVPKEWVERLPNHSAPFTSATVFIVRKGNPKALKDWPDLLKDGVQVIVPNPKTSGNGRYTYLSAWGYVLKQGGDESKAREFVGKLFKQAPVLDTGGRAATTTFMTNQIGDVLVTFENEAEMIAREFGRDQFEVVYPSVSAEAEPPVSVVDKVVAKKGTQAVAEEYLKYLWSPAAQEIAAQNYLRPRDATVLAKYNDRFPKVDFLSVEKTFGDWRTVQKTHFNDGGVFDQIYTNQ, encoded by the coding sequence GTGAAAAAGCTCTTCACCGCCTCGCTGCTGGCCGCAGGCCTGGCCCTGGGCAACCTCGCCCAGGCCGCTCCGACCCTGCTTAACGTCTCCTACGACGTGATGCGCGACTTCTACAAGGACTACAACCCAGCGTTCCAGAAACACTGGGAGGCCGAGAACAACGAGAAGGTCACTGTGCAGATGTCTTTCGGCGGTTCGAGCAAGCAGGCGCGCGCGGTGATCGATGGCCTGCCGGCCGATGTCATCACCATGAACATGGCCACCGACATCAATGCCCTGGCCGACAATGGTGGGCTGGTTCCGAAAGAGTGGGTTGAGCGACTGCCGAACCACAGCGCGCCGTTCACCTCGGCCACCGTGTTCATCGTGCGCAAGGGCAACCCGAAAGCACTGAAGGACTGGCCCGACCTGCTCAAGGACGGCGTGCAGGTGATCGTGCCCAACCCGAAGACCTCGGGTAATGGCCGCTATACCTACCTGTCGGCCTGGGGCTATGTGCTCAAGCAGGGCGGCGATGAATCCAAGGCCCGCGAGTTCGTCGGCAAGCTGTTCAAGCAGGCGCCGGTGCTCGATACCGGTGGCCGCGCCGCCACCACCACGTTCATGACCAACCAGATCGGCGACGTGCTGGTGACCTTCGAGAACGAAGCCGAGATGATTGCCCGCGAGTTCGGTCGCGATCAGTTCGAGGTGGTCTACCCAAGCGTGTCGGCTGAAGCCGAACCGCCGGTGAGCGTGGTCGACAAGGTGGTGGCCAAGAAAGGCACCCAAGCCGTGGCCGAGGAATACCTGAAGTACTTGTGGTCGCCTGCGGCTCAGGAAATCGCCGCGCAAAACTACCTGCGCCCGCGTGATGCAACCGTGCTGGCCAAGTACAACGACCGGTTCCCGAAAGTGGACTTCCTGTCGGTCGAGAAGACCTTTGGTGACTGGCGTACCGTGCAGAAGACCCACTTCAATGACGGTGGCGTGTTCGACCAGATCTATACCAATCAGTAA
- a CDS encoding urea transporter → MYTKNFVNPCPDWATALLNGFSQVLLLRNPLCGLCCLLAILLTAPNLVGGALLGALAGLLTAQRRGYDRADRQAGLYCYNGVLIGILISAVLPWSAIMPPLIIAAGGLSSIITHQWRKRGGKLLIAYTAPFVLLGWATLLMATPTPNGFVEAEPLPALARGVGQIFLLDQPLAGLLIIIGMFIASPYAAMWAVIGSAIGGGVALLADQAQAAWMGLYGFNAALAALAFCRQNEKPWVTLLAIILALLLQPLFKLLPVAGLTAPFVVACWLMHLGNHLTQLNQRSNARRLQS, encoded by the coding sequence ATGTACACCAAGAATTTCGTCAACCCGTGCCCCGACTGGGCCACGGCTTTGCTCAACGGTTTCAGCCAGGTGCTGCTGCTGCGCAACCCCCTGTGCGGCCTGTGTTGCCTGCTGGCCATCCTGTTGACCGCCCCCAACCTGGTCGGTGGCGCCCTGCTCGGCGCCCTCGCCGGCCTGCTCACCGCCCAGCGCCGCGGCTATGACCGCGCCGACCGTCAGGCCGGGCTGTACTGCTACAACGGCGTGCTGATCGGCATCCTGATCAGCGCCGTGCTGCCTTGGTCGGCAATCATGCCGCCGCTGATCATCGCCGCCGGCGGCCTGTCCAGCATCATCACCCACCAGTGGCGCAAGCGCGGTGGCAAGCTGCTGATCGCCTACACCGCCCCCTTCGTCCTGCTCGGCTGGGCCACGCTGCTGATGGCCACACCCACACCCAACGGTTTCGTCGAAGCCGAGCCGTTGCCTGCCCTGGCACGCGGAGTGGGGCAGATCTTCCTGCTCGATCAGCCACTGGCCGGCTTGCTGATCATTATCGGGATGTTCATCGCCAGCCCTTACGCGGCCATGTGGGCTGTGATCGGTTCGGCCATCGGCGGTGGCGTGGCGCTGTTGGCTGACCAGGCACAAGCTGCCTGGATGGGGTTGTATGGGTTCAATGCCGCGCTGGCCGCACTGGCCTTCTGCCGCCAGAACGAAAAACCTTGGGTGACGCTGCTGGCGATCATCCTCGCATTGCTGCTGCAGCCGCTGTTCAAGCTGCTGCCCGTCGCCGGGCTGACCGCGCCCTTCGTCGTCGCCTGCTGGCTGATGCACCTGGGCAACCACCTCACGCAGCTCAACCAGCGCAGCAACGCCCGCCGCTTGCAGAGCTGA
- a CDS encoding ion transporter, producing MNNPASLRERLYVIVFQTDTVAGRRFDKILLLIILASLVTVILDSIDEVHRSYAGVLAGIEWGFTAIFLVEYLARLYCSPKPLRYAFSFYGLVDLLAIVPGVIALYYSDAQYLLIIRVIRMLRIFRVLKLSPYLKQAHYLLEALRGSKQKIIVFLLSVSTLVTVFGTLMYVVEGPEHGFTSIPKGIYWAIVTLTTVGFGDIVPKTPLGQVLSSLVMITGYSIIAVPTGIFTAELANAMRGEQLQHDCPTCRKSTHEHGAAFCSRCGNALFSKSD from the coding sequence ATGAACAACCCTGCGAGCCTGCGCGAGCGGCTCTACGTCATCGTCTTCCAGACCGATACCGTGGCTGGAAGACGCTTCGACAAGATCCTCCTGCTGATCATTCTCGCCAGCCTGGTCACGGTAATCCTCGACAGCATCGACGAAGTGCACCGCAGTTACGCGGGGGTGCTGGCCGGCATCGAATGGGGCTTCACGGCGATCTTCCTGGTCGAATACCTGGCCCGCCTGTATTGCTCGCCCAAGCCCTTGCGCTATGCCTTCAGCTTCTACGGCCTGGTCGACCTGCTGGCGATCGTGCCCGGGGTCATCGCGCTCTATTACAGCGACGCCCAGTACCTGCTGATCATCCGGGTCATCCGGATGCTGCGGATCTTCCGCGTGCTCAAGCTCAGCCCCTACCTCAAGCAGGCCCATTACCTGCTGGAGGCCCTGCGCGGCAGCAAGCAGAAGATCATCGTGTTTCTGCTCAGCGTATCAACCCTGGTCACCGTGTTCGGCACCCTGATGTACGTGGTCGAAGGCCCGGAGCATGGTTTTACCAGCATCCCCAAAGGCATCTACTGGGCCATCGTCACCCTCACCACCGTGGGCTTCGGCGACATCGTTCCGAAGACGCCACTGGGCCAGGTGCTGTCGTCGCTGGTGATGATCACCGGTTACTCGATCATCGCCGTGCCCACCGGCATCTTCACCGCAGAACTGGCCAACGCCATGCGCGGCGAGCAGTTGCAGCACGATTGCCCGACGTGCCGCAAATCCACCCATGAGCACGGCGCAGCCTTTTGCTCGCGCTGTGGCAATGCGCTGTTCAGCAAGAGCGACTGA
- a CDS encoding aspartate/glutamate racemase family protein, whose translation MRILIANVNTTTAITEAIAEQARSVASPGTEIIGLTPWFGAESVEGNFESYLAAIAVMDRVLAYDGPYDAVIQAGYGEHGREGLQELLDVPVVDITDAAASTAMYLGHAYSVVTTLDRTVPLIEDRLKLSGLYDRCASVRASGLAVLELEADPQRAVEAIVEQAERAVRDDKAEVICLGCGGMAGLDEQIRQRTGVPVVDGVGAAVTIAESLVRMGLSTSKVRTYATPRVKKVVGWPMRFGR comes from the coding sequence ATGCGTATCCTTATCGCCAACGTCAACACCACCACCGCCATCACCGAAGCCATCGCCGAACAGGCACGCAGCGTGGCATCGCCCGGTACAGAAATCATCGGCCTGACGCCGTGGTTCGGTGCCGAGTCGGTGGAGGGCAACTTCGAGAGTTACCTGGCCGCCATTGCCGTGATGGACCGTGTACTGGCCTATGACGGCCCCTACGACGCGGTGATCCAGGCCGGCTATGGCGAACATGGTCGAGAAGGCCTGCAGGAACTGCTCGATGTGCCGGTGGTGGACATTACCGATGCGGCGGCCAGTACGGCCATGTACCTGGGCCACGCCTACTCGGTGGTGACCACCCTGGACCGCACCGTGCCACTGATCGAGGACCGCCTGAAGCTTTCCGGGCTGTACGACCGCTGCGCGTCGGTGCGCGCCAGTGGCCTGGCCGTGCTGGAGCTGGAAGCCGACCCGCAACGTGCGGTGGAGGCGATCGTCGAGCAGGCCGAACGGGCCGTGCGCGACGACAAGGCCGAGGTGATCTGCCTGGGCTGCGGCGGCATGGCCGGGCTGGACGAGCAGATTCGCCAGCGCACCGGGGTGCCGGTGGTGGACGGTGTGGGTGCGGCGGTGACCATCGCCGAATCGCTGGTGCGCATGGGCTTGAGCACCTCGAAGGTGCGCACCTATGCCACGCCTCGGGTCAAGAAGGTGGTGGGCTGGCCGATGCGGTTCGGGCGTTAA
- a CDS encoding NCS1 family nucleobase:cation symporter-1: MSTSLDLAPELSVASTSPSSTHAGELPLLELSPRLHNRDLAPTRMEGRRWGRYSIFALWTNDVHNIANYSFAMGLFALGLGGWQILLSLAIGAALVYFFMNLSGYMGQKTGVPFPVISRIAFGIHGAQIPALIRAVIAIAWFGIQTYLASVVLRVLLTAVWPQLASYDHNSILGLSSLGWVCFVAIWLVQLVILAYGMEMVRRYEAFAGPVILLTVASLAVFMYFQADARIAWSVTEPLSGYEMWRNIFAGGALWLAIYGTLVLNFCDFARSSPCRKTIRVGNFWGLPVNILVFAMITVVLCGAQFQINGQIIDSPTQIIASIPSTAFLVLGCLAFLIVTVAVNIMANFVAPAFVLSNLAPRHLNFRRAGLISATLAVLILPWNLYNSPLVIVYFLSGLGALLGPLYGVIMADYWLLRKGCINVPELYSEHPAGAYHYSKGINLRAVAAFLPAALLAIVLALVPNFHAIAPFSWLIGAGIAAAVYLLIAPRNRQYLDVSGECIAVDHSSH, translated from the coding sequence ATGAGTACCAGCCTCGACCTTGCCCCTGAACTATCCGTCGCCAGCACCAGCCCTTCATCCACCCATGCCGGCGAGCTTCCGTTACTTGAGCTGAGCCCACGCCTGCACAACCGCGACCTCGCCCCGACCCGAATGGAAGGTCGGCGCTGGGGCCGTTACAGCATCTTCGCGCTGTGGACCAACGATGTGCACAACATCGCCAACTACTCCTTCGCCATGGGCTTGTTCGCCTTGGGCCTGGGCGGCTGGCAAATTCTCCTGTCGCTGGCCATCGGCGCTGCGCTGGTGTACTTCTTCATGAACCTCTCCGGCTACATGGGCCAGAAGACCGGCGTGCCCTTTCCGGTGATCAGCCGCATCGCCTTCGGCATCCACGGGGCGCAGATTCCGGCGCTGATCCGCGCGGTCATCGCCATCGCCTGGTTCGGCATTCAGACCTACCTGGCCTCGGTGGTGCTGCGCGTGCTGCTCACCGCCGTGTGGCCGCAACTGGCGAGCTACGACCACAACAGTATCCTGGGCCTTTCGAGCCTGGGCTGGGTGTGTTTCGTGGCGATCTGGCTGGTGCAGCTGGTGATCCTCGCCTACGGCATGGAGATGGTGCGCCGCTACGAGGCCTTCGCCGGCCCGGTGATCCTGCTGACCGTAGCGAGCCTGGCGGTGTTCATGTACTTCCAGGCCGATGCGCGCATCGCCTGGTCGGTGACCGAGCCGCTGAGCGGCTATGAGATGTGGCGCAACATCTTCGCCGGCGGCGCCCTGTGGCTGGCGATCTACGGCACCCTGGTGCTGAACTTCTGCGACTTCGCCCGCTCCTCGCCGTGCCGCAAGACCATCCGCGTCGGCAACTTCTGGGGCCTGCCGGTGAACATCCTGGTGTTCGCCATGATCACCGTGGTGCTGTGCGGCGCGCAGTTCCAGATCAACGGCCAGATCATCGACAGCCCGACCCAGATCATCGCCAGCATTCCCAGCACGGCCTTCCTGGTGCTGGGCTGCCTGGCCTTCCTGATCGTCACCGTGGCGGTGAACATCATGGCCAACTTCGTCGCCCCGGCCTTCGTCCTCAGCAACCTGGCGCCGCGTCACCTGAACTTCCGCCGTGCCGGGCTGATCAGCGCCACCCTTGCCGTGCTGATCCTACCGTGGAACCTGTACAACAGCCCGCTGGTGATCGTGTACTTCCTGTCCGGCCTGGGCGCCCTGCTTGGCCCGCTGTACGGCGTGATCATGGCCGACTACTGGCTGCTGCGCAAAGGTTGCATCAACGTGCCGGAGCTGTACAGCGAGCACCCGGCCGGCGCCTACCACTACAGCAAGGGCATCAACCTGCGCGCCGTGGCCGCCTTCCTGCCGGCTGCCCTGCTGGCCATCGTCCTGGCCCTGGTACCGAACTTCCACGCCATCGCGCCGTTTTCCTGGCTGATCGGTGCCGGCATCGCCGCCGCGGTGTACCTGCTGATCGCCCCGCGCAACCGCCAATACCTCGACGTCAGCGGCGAATGCATCGCCGTCGACCACAGCAGCCACTGA
- a CDS encoding class I SAM-dependent methyltransferase: MYLWEFLIEGMAEQAPSLVFVERLENPPEFPDADPAGGLKALVFRQV; this comes from the coding sequence GTGTACCTGTGGGAGTTTCTGATCGAGGGCATGGCAGAACAGGCGCCGTCGTTGGTGTTCGTCGAGCGGTTGGAGAACCCGCCGGAGTTTCCGGATGCTGATCCGGCGGGGGGGTTGAAGGCTTTGGTGTTTCGGCAGGTTTGA
- a CDS encoding class I SAM-dependent methyltransferase translates to MTSPIQTLEQHLLTALDPAPQETRRLFHGRGRCWPGLEQITVDWLQGVLSVALFRQPPEGQLAELEDMLGRIASHPHWAGQAMLIQHRYLPDSPGQWVWGEPSQQREVVEDGLRYLLDLGVRQNTGLFLDMRYGRRWVREQSAGKRVLNLFAYTCGFSVAAIAGGAEQVVNLDMAKAALSRGRDNHRLNGHDASRVAYLGHELFKSWGKVRKYGPYDLIIIDPPTFQKGSFVLTQDYAKILRRLPELLSEGGTVLACVNDPGIGPEFLIEGMAEQAPSLVFVERLENPPEFPDADPAGGLKALVFRQV, encoded by the coding sequence ATGACTTCGCCGATCCAGACCCTCGAACAGCACCTGCTCACCGCACTCGACCCCGCCCCGCAGGAAACCCGCCGCCTGTTTCACGGCCGCGGACGCTGCTGGCCGGGGCTGGAGCAGATCACTGTCGACTGGCTCCAGGGCGTGCTGTCGGTGGCGCTGTTTCGCCAACCGCCAGAAGGCCAGCTGGCCGAACTTGAGGATATGCTCGGCCGTATCGCTTCGCACCCGCACTGGGCCGGCCAGGCAATGCTGATCCAGCACCGCTACTTGCCCGACAGCCCAGGCCAGTGGGTGTGGGGCGAGCCCAGTCAGCAGCGCGAGGTGGTCGAGGATGGCCTGCGTTATCTGCTCGATCTCGGCGTGCGGCAGAACACTGGCCTGTTCCTCGACATGCGCTATGGTCGACGCTGGGTGCGCGAACAGTCCGCAGGCAAGCGGGTGCTCAACCTGTTCGCCTACACCTGCGGCTTCTCGGTAGCAGCGATTGCCGGCGGCGCCGAGCAGGTGGTCAACCTGGACATGGCCAAGGCCGCGTTGTCGCGGGGCCGCGACAACCACCGGCTCAATGGCCATGATGCGTCGCGGGTGGCGTACCTGGGGCATGAGCTGTTCAAGTCATGGGGTAAGGTGCGCAAGTACGGGCCGTATGACCTGATCATCATCGACCCGCCCACGTTCCAGAAGGGCAGCTTCGTGCTGACCCAGGATTACGCGAAGATCTTGCGACGCTTGCCGGAGCTGCTGAGCGAGGGCGGCACTGTGCTGGCGTGTGTGAACGACCCAGGGATTGGGCCGGAGTTTCTGATCGAGGGCATGGCAGAACAGGCGCCGTCGTTGGTGTTCGTCGAGCGGTTGGAGAACCCGCCGGAGTTTCCGGATGCTGATCCGGCGGGGGGGTTGAAGGCTTTGGTGTTTCGGCAGGTTTGA
- a CDS encoding Lrp/AsnC family transcriptional regulator, whose amino-acid sequence MTDAIDQLLINALMEDSRRSLKALAQISGLSAPSVSERLRRLEERGVLRGYTVDVDPRSFGYQLQAIVRIRPLPGQLQEVERQIIAIPEFTECDKVTGEDCFIARLHVRSMEQLDTLLDRINVLAETNTAIIKKSPVKRRLPPMA is encoded by the coding sequence ATGACCGATGCCATCGACCAATTGCTGATCAACGCCCTGATGGAGGATTCACGCCGTTCACTCAAGGCGCTGGCACAGATCAGCGGCCTGTCTGCCCCCAGCGTCAGCGAGCGGCTGCGGCGCCTGGAAGAGCGTGGCGTGCTGCGTGGCTATACGGTCGATGTCGACCCACGCAGTTTTGGTTACCAATTGCAGGCCATCGTGCGCATCCGTCCGTTGCCGGGGCAGTTGCAGGAGGTGGAACGGCAGATCATCGCCATCCCGGAATTCACCGAGTGCGACAAGGTGACCGGCGAGGACTGCTTCATCGCCCGGTTGCATGTGCGGTCCATGGAGCAGCTCGATACCTTGCTGGACCGGATCAATGTGCTGGCCGAAACCAATACCGCGATCATCAAGAAGTCGCCGGTGAAACGGCGCTTGCCGCCGATGGCGTGA
- a CDS encoding mechanosensitive ion channel family protein, with protein MLRYLATLLLGCLLSSHLLAADPALTEESPADPEPVLQGGLLGALADGLDSAAQELDLDAHLVDAWRLRTDRAAKEMERLVDRHSANDSLQLAGDFMLLTLAWAACFALLTTLGRWAAKRAASTPWLRARKRASSLLGYLLPYTLPALASLPLTLYASRFLEPSVARALGLSLAYATSSGLFSTSIILCLVTLFDAGHKRAAVAVIKRLAPRPLFMIGFLAAWSDALTSPQIARQLGGNITASIAVATGLVATFIFASLVIRLRRPVAHLIRNRAFKDRQQHRAVQETLRIFSVLWYLPILLMILVSAIHLVGAGAESHKALQNALLTTVLLVCTVFLSTLLQHLLAPGDADAAQRVRPYKELLRSLAHALLRIAMAVTFIELLGRIWGFSVIDFALSNSLGQAISNSLSSIGLILLVTWLLWVVLDTAIQEALKPPAGRRAARQPSTRVRTILPMLRNAIKVVLVVICTITTMANLGINVAPLLAGAGVIGLAIGFGSQQLVQDVITGLFILIEDTISIGDWVVLDSGHAGTVESLTIRTLRLRDGKGFVHSVPFGQIKAVTNQSRQFAYAFFSVQFTYDSDVDESLALIHEVGQSISDDPLLRINLQGPLQVFGVDRMDLNGFVLTAQFRTISGGQYAVSRAFNERLKKRVDQTENVSFAQVYPLAVRGVSA; from the coding sequence GTGCTGCGTTACCTCGCCACCCTGCTGCTCGGCTGCCTGCTGAGCAGCCACCTGCTCGCCGCAGACCCTGCCCTCACCGAAGAATCACCCGCCGACCCCGAACCGGTGCTCCAGGGCGGCTTGCTCGGTGCACTGGCCGACGGCCTGGACAGCGCCGCCCAGGAGCTCGACCTGGACGCCCACCTGGTCGATGCCTGGCGCCTGCGCACCGACCGCGCCGCCAAGGAAATGGAGCGCCTGGTCGACCGCCATTCGGCCAACGACTCACTGCAACTGGCTGGCGACTTCATGCTCCTGACGCTGGCCTGGGCCGCCTGCTTCGCACTGCTCACCACCCTCGGCCGCTGGGCCGCCAAACGCGCCGCAAGCACTCCGTGGTTGCGCGCCCGCAAACGCGCCAGCAGCCTGCTCGGGTACTTGCTGCCCTACACGCTTCCCGCCCTCGCCAGCCTGCCGTTGACTCTGTACGCCAGCCGCTTCCTGGAGCCGTCGGTGGCCCGGGCCCTGGGCCTGAGCCTGGCCTACGCCACCAGCAGCGGCCTGTTCTCCACCTCGATCATCCTCTGCCTGGTCACCTTGTTCGATGCCGGCCACAAGCGCGCCGCCGTGGCGGTGATCAAGCGCCTGGCACCGCGGCCGCTGTTCATGATCGGTTTTCTCGCCGCCTGGAGCGATGCCCTGACCAGCCCGCAGATCGCTCGCCAACTGGGCGGTAACATCACCGCCAGCATCGCCGTGGCCACCGGGCTGGTCGCCACCTTCATCTTCGCCAGCCTGGTCATCCGCCTGCGCCGCCCGGTCGCGCACCTGATCCGCAACCGCGCTTTCAAGGATCGTCAGCAGCACCGGGCCGTGCAGGAAACCCTGCGGATCTTCTCGGTGTTGTGGTACCTGCCGATCCTGCTGATGATCCTGGTGTCGGCCATTCACCTGGTCGGTGCCGGCGCCGAAAGCCATAAAGCCTTGCAGAACGCTCTGCTGACTACAGTGCTGCTGGTTTGCACCGTGTTCCTCAGCACCCTGCTGCAACACCTGCTGGCCCCTGGAGACGCCGATGCCGCGCAGCGGGTGCGGCCGTACAAGGAGCTGCTGCGAAGCCTCGCCCATGCCCTGCTGCGCATTGCCATGGCGGTCACCTTCATCGAACTGCTGGGGCGGATCTGGGGCTTTTCGGTGATCGACTTTGCGCTGAGCAACAGCCTGGGCCAGGCGATCAGCAATTCGCTGTCGAGCATCGGCCTGATCCTGCTGGTGACCTGGCTGCTCTGGGTAGTGCTCGACACCGCCATCCAGGAAGCACTGAAACCGCCGGCCGGCCGCCGTGCGGCGCGCCAGCCCAGTACCCGGGTGCGGACCATCCTGCCGATGCTGCGCAATGCCATCAAGGTCGTGCTGGTGGTCATTTGCACCATCACCACCATGGCCAACCTGGGCATCAATGTGGCGCCGCTGCTGGCCGGTGCTGGGGTGATTGGCCTGGCCATCGGCTTCGGCTCGCAACAGCTGGTGCAGGATGTGATCACCGGGCTGTTCATCCTGATCGAAGACACCATCTCGATCGGCGACTGGGTGGTACTCGACTCCGGCCACGCTGGCACGGTCGAGAGCCTGACCATCCGCACCTTGCGCCTGCGCGATGGCAAGGGCTTCGTGCATTCGGTGCCATTCGGCCAGATCAAGGCAGTCACCAACCAGTCGCGGCAATTCGCCTATGCGTTCTTCTCGGTGCAGTTCACCTATGACAGCGACGTGGACGAGTCGCTGGCGCTGATCCATGAGGTGGGGCAGTCGATCAGCGATGATCCGCTGCTGCGCATCAACCTGCAGGGCCCGCTGCAGGTATTTGGGGTGGACAGGATGGACTTGAACGGGTTTGTGCTCACGGCGCAGTTCCGCACCATTTCAGGGGGGCAGTATGCGGTGAGCCGGGCGTTCAACGAGCGGTTGAAGAAACGTGTGGACCAGACCGAGAACGTAAGCTTTGCCCAAGTGTATCCGCTGGCGGTGCGGGGGGTTTCAGCTTGA